The Agromyces mariniharenae sequence CCACGCAGCCCGCGATGATGCTCGCGAGCGAGTTGACGGTCGGCAGCGTCTCGGTCGCCGGGCCGTTCGGCGCCTCGAGCAGGAACGAGGAGGCGGCGCCCGTCGAGAGGTGGACGAGGTTCCGAGGCATGAGCGCGGCGTTCTGCAGCCCCGGCGATGCGCCGCCCACCGCGCCGTCGACGGCGAACTGCGCGAGCGACGTGCCCGCCGCGACCGTCGACAGCTCGTCGATGACCACGCCGCCCTTGCGCAGGTCGCCGAGCGACGCGGCGAGCTCGACCGTGGCGGGCATCGCCGAACCGCGCACCGTGCCGCCGCGTGCCGTCGCGTAGAGCACGGCGTCGTCGTCGATCGCGTTCCGCAGGCGCAGGTCGACCGACCCCGAGGCATCCGTCACCGCCGTCGTGACGAGCGTCGCCTCGCCTGGCACGTCGCCCGCCGCGTACAGCCGCACGGTCGACCCGCGCACGGACGAGCCGTCGGCGACGACCTCCACGCGGATGGCGGGACCGACGCCGCCCGGCGCCGTCGGCGCTGCGGCCGGAGCACCCGGCACGGCGAGCGCCGATTTCGGAAGCACGAGCATCGCTCCGACGGCCGCCGCCGCAGCCACGAGCAGGGTCATCCGGCGCACGCGACGCGACATGGCGTCCTCCCCCCGGCGCCCCGCACGTCGTCGCGGGGGCGCAGCGATCCGCAGGGTACGCCCGTGCCGTCGCGGCCGTCAGCCCCAGTCCGGGTGAGGATCGCTCGCCTTCGCGCGGTGGCCATGACGCAGCCGCGAGGATGCCGCGAGGTCGCTGTCAACCACGTCACACACCCCTCGGCGCTGCGTAGGCTGGGGCGGGTGAAGGTCGTCAGCTACAACCTCAGGAAGCACCGCGCGGTCAACGAGCTCGCTGCGCTCGACGAGCGGTACTCGCCCGACCTCATCTGCCTGCAGGAGTGCGACACCAACGACCTCCCGCAGCACATCGGCCACCTCGAGCTGGCGAGCTCGACGAGCGGCAACCGGCTCGGCCTCGCGGTGTACTACCGGCCCGACCGCTACGAGTTCCGCATCGTGCGCAGCTTCGCGCTGAAGAAGTCACTGCACGACCACCTGCTGCGCCCGGCCCACGAGCGGCTCGTCGGCGTGCGCCTGCTCGACCTCGAGCACGATCGCGAGGTCGTCGTCGCCTCGTTCCACGCGGCGCCGCTCACGGCCCTGAACTCGCTGCGCCGCCACCAGATCAAGTCGGCGCTCGCGCAGCTGCAGATCCTGGGGCCGAACCTGCCGACGCTCATGGTCGGCGACTACAACTACCCGGTCTTCAAGGACAATCTCGCCGAGAAGGTGCGCGAGGTCGGCTACGAGCTCACGCTGAGCGACGCGAGCACGTACACGCGGTACAAGTTCTTCCGCGGGCACTTCGACCTCGCGACCTCGGTCGGGCTCGACATCCGCCGCGTCGAGACGCTCCCCCGCGGGTCGAGCGATCACCTGCCGATCCTCGTCGACGCCGACTACGCGGGCGCCGTGGTGCAGCCCGAGGACGTCGTCATCTGAGGCATCCGCCGACCTGCGGCATCCGTCGCTCGCGGTGACGGATGCCGCTGACGCGCGCCCGACCCCGCCGACGCGCCTCACACGCCGATCGTGAGTGCCGCCGTGTACCCGCTCGCCACCGATCCCGACATGGTCGCGATCTGGTGGATGCCGCCGTCGTCGCCGAACACGTTGTCGCTCGCGAGGCTCACCTGCGCGACGTTCCGCACGCTCTGCTCGTAACCCGACGTGGCGTAGACGAGGTCGTTGACCTCCTGCGGCAGCGCGATCTGCGAGGTCTTCACGATCGGGCCCGACGCGACCGCGTTCGCGACATCCGAGTACACCTCGAAGTGGATGTGCGGCCAGCGGCCCGTGTAGCACGCCGGGTAGATCGACGTGAATCGCACGGTGCCGGTCGCGTCGGTCTCCTGCACGCCGCGCAGGTAGTTCTCGTTCGCGAGCCCGTTCGAGTACAGCGAGTAGCCGCCCTCGCGGTCGCAGTGCCAGAGGTACACGCCGGCGCCGACGAGCGCGCTGCCCGTCGCGGCATCCCGCACCGTGAGCGCGATCGTGAGCGGCACGCCCTGGGCGACCGTGGTCGACGAGCCGAAGCTCGAGCGGATGTCGCTGCGCACGATGCCCGAGTCGTCGAGCACGTTGACGCCGTTCGAGCCGTCGCCCGGGTAGGGCCCGCCGGTCTCGTCGGGCACCTCGGTGACGGGCCCGGATGCCGCGGCCGACGCGGAGGCCGAGGGGGTCGCCGAGGCGCTCGGCGTGCTCGCGTCCGTGGCGGTCGCGCTCGCGGTCGACGAGGTGTCCGGGCCGGCGCACGCCGCGAGCAGCGCGGTCGCGCCGATGCCGCCGAAGATGCCGAGGGCGCGGCGCCGGTCGACCAGCGTGCGGATGTCGTAGACGAGTCCGCGGTGGTCCTCGTCGATCTCGTTGCCGTGCTCGTCGATCCAGCGGGGGTCGGTGGCCATGGGTCGCTCCTTCCGGGGTGGAGTCCCCACCATCGGGGCCGGATCCAGCAGGCGGCTGTGCGTCGCCCATGCGTTCCCCATGAGGGCAGAGGCGGCTTCCTGTGAGTGGCCGTCCCGCCCTCGACGTCGTCGGGGGTCGTGACTAGCGTGGCACCGGGGGAAGGAGCACACCATGGGCATTCTCGCCGTCGACCTCTTCATCACCCTCGACGGGATCTACCAGGCGCCCGGCGGCCCCGACGAGGACCGCGAGGGCGGCTTCGAGTACGGCGGCTGGCAGGGGGCGTACTTCGACGACGAGTC is a genomic window containing:
- a CDS encoding endonuclease/exonuclease/phosphatase family protein — its product is MKVVSYNLRKHRAVNELAALDERYSPDLICLQECDTNDLPQHIGHLELASSTSGNRLGLAVYYRPDRYEFRIVRSFALKKSLHDHLLRPAHERLVGVRLLDLEHDREVVVASFHAAPLTALNSLRRHQIKSALAQLQILGPNLPTLMVGDYNYPVFKDNLAEKVREVGYELTLSDASTYTRYKFFRGHFDLATSVGLDIRRVETLPRGSSDHLPILVDADYAGAVVQPEDVVI
- a CDS encoding intradiol ring-cleavage dioxygenase, with the protein product MATDPRWIDEHGNEIDEDHRGLVYDIRTLVDRRRALGIFGGIGATALLAACAGPDTSSTASATATDASTPSASATPSASASAAASGPVTEVPDETGGPYPGDGSNGVNVLDDSGIVRSDIRSSFGSSTTVAQGVPLTIALTVRDAATGSALVGAGVYLWHCDREGGYSLYSNGLANENYLRGVQETDATGTVRFTSIYPACYTGRWPHIHFEVYSDVANAVASGPIVKTSQIALPQEVNDLVYATSGYEQSVRNVAQVSLASDNVFGDDGGIHQIATMSGSVASGYTAALTIGV